Proteins found in one Paenibacillus dendritiformis genomic segment:
- the dcuS gene encoding DcuS/MalK family sensor histidine kinase: MTKIAHGLKPFFFPNRPYQLKTLILLLVTVVVALSLVLTGILIANDYAAATQRSQEKRAQAIASAVGQTPTILDSLRNGTYGGPVQTYTMKVKADTNVEYIVVMDMNSVRLSHPNEEMIGRTFVGGDEGPALEGKSYTSVAIGTLGESMRAFMPIWDGGEQLGAVAVGIAKDKINDAVWRSQQIILLGMGVGLAAGLIGALLLAQKVKRSMHGLEPVEIAKLLEEKEAMLASVREGVVAVDEKGIMVVANRAAREMFKRAGLPPDPIGKHVRDCMPESKLQDVLIHHRVELDQQQTLNNLEIVVNCVPVKAAGKLVGALATFRDKTELTRMLEQLSGAKNYAESLRVHTHEFMNKLHVISAMVHTESYKELQAYIKRISNHYQKDVGWVSSHVKDPVIAGFLLNKLSFLQEHDVEVTLTGREAWPSIARPEVLDALITIIGNSLDNAYEAIAGQEEKEVMVELSSTMEGWLEWTVRDNGPGLAEELAGEIRKGNSTKGEGRGYGLHLIHTAAADTDGTVHISSRKGDGMTLTVRIPYQA; this comes from the coding sequence GTGACCAAGATAGCACACGGTCTCAAACCATTCTTTTTTCCCAATCGGCCTTATCAATTAAAGACGCTTATCCTGCTGCTAGTCACTGTCGTGGTGGCGCTGTCTCTCGTGTTGACCGGGATCCTTATCGCGAACGACTATGCGGCCGCAACCCAGAGAAGCCAGGAAAAGAGGGCGCAAGCCATTGCAAGCGCGGTCGGCCAGACGCCGACCATTCTGGACAGCCTGCGCAACGGAACCTATGGCGGCCCCGTCCAGACTTATACGATGAAGGTGAAAGCGGATACAAACGTCGAGTATATCGTGGTCATGGATATGAACAGCGTTCGCCTGTCTCATCCCAATGAAGAGATGATTGGCCGCACGTTTGTCGGAGGAGACGAAGGGCCGGCCCTGGAAGGGAAAAGTTACACGTCAGTGGCTATCGGTACGTTAGGAGAGTCGATGCGCGCCTTTATGCCGATCTGGGACGGAGGAGAGCAGCTTGGCGCCGTGGCGGTCGGGATAGCCAAGGATAAAATCAATGACGCGGTATGGCGCAGTCAACAGATCATCCTTCTCGGCATGGGGGTGGGCTTGGCGGCAGGCTTGATCGGGGCGCTGCTGCTGGCGCAAAAGGTCAAGCGTTCGATGCACGGCCTGGAGCCGGTTGAAATCGCGAAGCTGCTGGAGGAAAAGGAAGCGATGCTCGCTTCCGTTCGCGAAGGAGTCGTCGCGGTGGATGAAAAGGGGATCATGGTGGTAGCCAATCGGGCAGCACGAGAGATGTTCAAGCGGGCGGGGCTTCCTCCCGATCCGATTGGAAAACATGTGCGGGATTGCATGCCTGAATCCAAGCTGCAGGATGTTCTGATTCACCACAGAGTAGAGCTGGACCAGCAGCAAACATTGAACAATCTGGAGATCGTCGTGAACTGCGTTCCTGTCAAGGCTGCCGGCAAACTGGTAGGGGCATTGGCTACGTTCCGGGACAAAACGGAGCTGACGAGAATGCTGGAGCAATTATCGGGCGCCAAAAATTATGCGGAAAGTCTCAGGGTCCACACTCATGAGTTCATGAATAAGCTTCATGTCATATCAGCCATGGTGCATACGGAATCATACAAGGAGCTTCAGGCGTATATCAAGCGGATTTCCAATCATTATCAAAAGGATGTGGGCTGGGTCTCCAGCCATGTGAAGGACCCGGTGATAGCTGGATTTTTGCTGAATAAGCTCAGCTTCCTGCAGGAGCATGACGTCGAAGTGACGCTGACAGGACGGGAAGCGTGGCCCTCCATTGCACGGCCGGAGGTTCTTGACGCGCTGATCACGATAATCGGCAATTCTCTGGACAACGCTTATGAAGCGATAGCCGGGCAGGAGGAAAAAGAAGTCATGGTTGAGCTGTCTTCCACAATGGAAGGCTGGCTGGAATGGACGGTGCGGGATAATGGTCCGGGTCTGGCGGAGGAGCTTGCCGGAGAGATCAGAAAAGGGAACTCCACCAAAGGAGAGGGACGGGGCTACGGCCTGCATCTGATCCACACAGCGGCGGCAGACACAGACGGAACGGTACATATATCTTCAAGGAAAGGAGACGGGATGACATTGACGGTGCGCATTCCATACCAGGCATGA
- a CDS encoding response regulator: MIQVLIIEDDPMVAKFNGMYVDKVPGFALAGTADGVEAGWEILQSRKIDLVLLDVYMANKNGLDLLVDARKANLAVDVIVVSSANDHASVQTALRYGAVDYLIKPFDFERFREALMRYKYRCIHIRKEGIQQKELDALFHQGGGNQGWAGESLPKGITKETFLRVLREINKLEGWFSTAELAELTGISRVSLRKYLRFLEENNTLLSDVSYQGNGRPLQQYKLSAEGLDYVLSILHKRNKVPVE, translated from the coding sequence ATGATTCAGGTCTTGATTATTGAAGATGATCCGATGGTAGCGAAGTTCAACGGGATGTATGTCGACAAGGTGCCGGGCTTCGCATTGGCGGGAACGGCTGACGGAGTAGAAGCAGGCTGGGAGATTCTACAGAGCAGAAAAATCGATTTAGTGTTGCTTGATGTGTATATGGCGAACAAGAACGGACTGGATTTGCTCGTCGATGCAAGGAAAGCCAATCTTGCTGTTGATGTTATCGTGGTCTCCTCTGCGAATGACCACGCTTCCGTACAAACGGCTCTTCGTTACGGGGCCGTTGACTACTTAATCAAGCCCTTTGATTTTGAGCGGTTCCGGGAGGCGCTCATGCGGTACAAGTATAGATGCATCCATATCCGGAAGGAAGGAATTCAGCAAAAAGAGCTTGATGCGTTGTTTCATCAGGGCGGCGGGAACCAAGGCTGGGCTGGGGAGAGCCTGCCTAAAGGGATTACGAAAGAAACGTTTCTTCGCGTCCTGCGCGAGATTAACAAGCTGGAGGGCTGGTTCTCCACGGCCGAATTGGCTGAATTGACGGGGATATCAAGAGTGTCTCTACGCAAATACTTGCGTTTCCTGGAGGAAAACAACACACTGCTCAGCGATGTCAGCTATCAAGGCAACGGCCGCCCGCTCCAGCAGTATAAGCTCAGCGCAGAGGGGCTGGATTACGTGCTTTCCATTTTGCACAAAAGAAATAAAGTTCCGGTTGAATAG
- a CDS encoding SLC13 family permease yields MKQMVVSAWRSLWAQHKRTKQILTVSGQATDQGGIQPGVKSNKPYAKAQLVGFILGPVLFMLTMLFFQPEGLSAEGKSVLAVTLWIAVWWITEAIPIPATSLLPLILLPVTGAMQGNVVASSYGNDIIFLFLGGFFIATAMEKWNLHKRMALSIISVIGTSTQRILLGFMAATGFLSMWVSNTAAVMMMVPMGLAITAQIASTLAGKPEEEELPKFEKSLIFGIGYAGTIGGLGTLIGTPPNIILVAQMNELFGITISFAQWMLFAVPVVLLMLFFTWLYLGRMKFRTSIRQLPGGRELIQSERSKLGNTSFEEGMVGLVFVLAAFMWITREFLWVDGGLFMPIPGISDGMIAIMAAALLFIIPAKAESSSRILNWSDSKDIPWGVLLLFGGGLAIAAGFRSSGLSDWMGEQLTMLDGFHLIVIISCATLLIMMMTEITSNTATATMILPVVAALAIALGIHPFALMIPCAMAANCAFMLPVGTPPNAIIFGTGKLKIIDMVRAGFSVNVFATLIIILAVYYLLPIVFGIDLNVIPENLLTKAQG; encoded by the coding sequence ATGAAACAAATGGTTGTATCCGCTTGGCGCAGCCTGTGGGCACAGCATAAGCGAACGAAACAGATATTGACGGTATCCGGCCAGGCAACAGATCAGGGAGGCATTCAACCTGGCGTCAAGTCCAACAAACCGTATGCCAAAGCTCAGCTTGTTGGATTTATATTGGGACCTGTTTTGTTTATGTTGACGATGTTATTTTTTCAACCCGAGGGATTGTCTGCGGAAGGGAAATCCGTGCTCGCCGTGACGCTATGGATTGCGGTATGGTGGATTACCGAGGCGATTCCGATACCGGCGACTTCTCTGCTGCCGCTCATACTGCTTCCTGTCACGGGAGCGATGCAAGGCAATGTGGTCGCCTCATCCTACGGCAACGATATTATTTTCTTGTTCCTGGGCGGCTTTTTTATCGCCACCGCGATGGAAAAGTGGAATTTGCACAAAAGAATGGCCCTGTCGATTATCTCGGTAATCGGTACAAGCACACAGCGCATCCTGCTAGGCTTTATGGCCGCAACCGGGTTTTTGTCGATGTGGGTGTCCAATACGGCAGCCGTGATGATGATGGTCCCGATGGGATTGGCGATTACGGCCCAGATTGCGAGTACATTGGCAGGCAAGCCGGAAGAAGAGGAGCTGCCGAAATTTGAGAAGTCCCTTATTTTTGGCATCGGCTATGCAGGGACCATCGGCGGGCTCGGAACACTGATAGGCACTCCGCCCAACATTATTCTTGTCGCCCAGATGAATGAGTTATTCGGCATTACCATCTCCTTTGCTCAGTGGATGCTGTTTGCCGTTCCCGTCGTCCTGCTCATGCTCTTTTTTACCTGGCTTTATTTGGGGAGAATGAAGTTCAGAACATCGATCCGCCAGCTTCCGGGCGGAAGAGAGTTAATTCAGAGCGAGCGCAGCAAGCTTGGCAACACCTCCTTTGAAGAGGGCATGGTTGGCCTAGTCTTCGTACTTGCTGCCTTTATGTGGATCACGCGCGAGTTTTTATGGGTAGACGGCGGTTTGTTCATGCCCATCCCCGGCATCTCGGACGGGATGATTGCGATTATGGCCGCAGCCCTTTTGTTTATCATTCCGGCCAAAGCAGAATCAAGCTCCCGCATTTTGAATTGGAGCGATTCCAAGGACATTCCATGGGGCGTGCTCCTTCTCTTTGGAGGCGGGCTGGCGATTGCGGCAGGCTTCCGTTCCAGCGGTCTGTCTGACTGGATGGGAGAACAATTGACGATGCTTGACGGTTTCCATCTTATTGTCATTATTTCATGCGCTACGCTTCTCATTATGATGATGACCGAGATCACGTCCAATACGGCAACCGCGACGATGATCTTGCCTGTCGTGGCCGCGCTCGCGATCGCCCTTGGCATTCATCCGTTCGCTCTTATGATCCCTTGCGCCATGGCGGCCAACTGCGCCTTCATGCTGCCTGTCGGCACGCCGCCCAATGCGATCATATTCGGTACGGGCAAATTAAAGATTATAGATATGGTCCGGGCCGGTTTTTCCGTTAACGTATTCGCCACGCTCATCATTATCCTTGCCGTCTATTATTTGCTGCCGATCGTCTTCGGGATTGATCTCAACGTTATTCCTGAAAATCTCTTGACCAAGGCGCAGGGCTAG
- a CDS encoding ROK family protein: MKNYVGIDIGGTKMHMMAELENGWAEHTVPTGSGCTLERLREEIGSFLSRLPYRPDGIGIGVVGLVEGHSRIQFSDMRALSGIAAEELVNGAAPVALINDVKAATLSEAAHHPDSDTVAVIMAGTGIAVGVVSGGQLLQGARGWSGELGYMMFPVGERVQKLDELAGGAAILRQAGIGIDIFLRKLEEGDSEAQAVIDRAGFYFGLAFTNVIHLYNPDTIVIGGSTPRFKGYMDAALAAVKAHTLSDHAAVCSIVEAREPKRAVALGARAFISRL; this comes from the coding sequence ATGAAGAACTATGTCGGCATTGATATTGGCGGGACGAAAATGCATATGATGGCGGAGCTGGAGAATGGTTGGGCCGAGCATACGGTGCCGACCGGAAGCGGCTGCACGCTGGAGCGTCTCCGGGAGGAGATTGGGTCTTTTCTCTCGCGGCTCCCTTATCGGCCGGACGGGATTGGAATCGGTGTCGTCGGCCTCGTCGAGGGCCACAGCCGAATCCAATTCAGCGATATGCGGGCGCTTAGCGGCATCGCTGCGGAAGAACTCGTTAACGGCGCTGCGCCTGTGGCGTTAATCAATGATGTCAAGGCTGCCACCTTGTCCGAAGCCGCTCATCATCCGGACAGCGATACGGTGGCGGTCATTATGGCGGGCACCGGCATTGCGGTGGGCGTCGTCTCCGGCGGGCAGCTGCTGCAGGGAGCGCGCGGCTGGTCGGGCGAGCTCGGCTATATGATGTTCCCCGTCGGCGAGCGGGTGCAGAAGCTCGATGAGCTGGCCGGAGGCGCGGCGATCCTGCGTCAGGCCGGAATCGGCATTGACATCTTCCTGCGGAAGCTGGAGGAGGGAGACAGCGAAGCGCAGGCCGTCATCGATCGGGCGGGCTTCTACTTCGGGCTCGCCTTCACGAATGTCATCCATCTGTACAACCCGGATACAATTGTGATAGGCGGCAGCACACCGAGATTCAAGGGCTATATGGATGCGGCATTGGCTGCAGTCAAGGCCCATACGCTGTCCGATCACGCGGCGGTCTGCTCCATCGTGGAGGCCAGAGAGCCGAAGCGCGCGGTCGCCCTTGGCGCCAGAGCGTTCATCAGCCGCTTGTAA
- a CDS encoding ring-cleaving dioxygenase: MTLHTAGIHHITAFARDPQANVDFYAGVLGLRLVKKTINFDAPEVYHLYFGNEVGGPGTIITFFPWPDSRRGRIGGGQVGMTTYVVPPGALDFWEARLRRFGISVMTGRRFGENYVQFTDNEGLRLELVEREEGPASQWSFGGIPADKAIKGFGGAVLFSMHANETMSVLEHVLGLTRVGEDAGFVRFRAAGELGNLIDIPKSDMEPGAGGAGTVHHIAWRARDDEEHAEWRSKVEQSGYHPTPIVDRQYFNAVYFRESGGILFEIATDPPGFTRDEPFESLGESLMLPEWFEPHRTQIEANLLPIEVRPLKEGEA; this comes from the coding sequence ATGACTTTGCATACGGCAGGCATTCATCATATTACCGCGTTTGCCCGCGATCCGCAGGCGAACGTTGACTTTTATGCCGGTGTTCTCGGCTTGCGGCTCGTCAAGAAGACGATTAATTTCGATGCGCCGGAAGTATACCATTTGTATTTCGGCAATGAGGTTGGCGGTCCGGGGACGATCATTACGTTCTTCCCGTGGCCGGATTCCCGCAGAGGCCGCATCGGAGGCGGCCAGGTCGGCATGACGACGTATGTCGTTCCGCCGGGGGCGCTCGACTTCTGGGAAGCGCGGCTGAGACGGTTCGGGATTTCCGTCATGACTGGCCGCCGCTTCGGGGAGAACTACGTGCAATTTACCGACAATGAAGGCTTGCGGCTGGAACTGGTGGAGCGGGAGGAAGGTCCCGCCAGCCAATGGTCGTTCGGCGGAATTCCGGCGGACAAAGCGATCAAGGGCTTCGGGGGAGCGGTTCTGTTCAGCATGCATGCCAATGAGACGATGAGCGTGCTGGAGCATGTGCTCGGCTTGACCCGGGTAGGCGAGGATGCCGGATTCGTCCGCTTCCGGGCGGCCGGGGAGCTCGGCAATCTGATCGATATTCCGAAGTCGGACATGGAGCCGGGAGCGGGGGGCGCGGGGACCGTGCACCATATCGCCTGGCGGGCCCGCGATGATGAGGAGCATGCGGAGTGGAGAAGCAAGGTGGAGCAGAGCGGCTATCATCCGACGCCGATCGTCGACCGCCAATATTTCAACGCCGTTTATTTCCGCGAGAGCGGCGGGATTCTGTTCGAGATTGCGACGGATCCGCCGGGCTTTACCCGCGATGAACCGTTCGAGTCGCTGGGAGAGAGTCTGATGCTGCCGGAATGGTTCGAGCCGCACCGCACCCAGATTGAAGCGAATCTGCTGCCGATCGAAGTAAGACCGCTCAAGGAGGGAGAAGCATGA
- a CDS encoding alpha/beta hydrolase: MRHLYEKGTDESAPTLVLLHGTGGSERDLVPLARMISPGSAVLSLRGNVLENGMPRFFRRLAEGVFDEEDLLFRTGEVNQFLDQAAEQYGFDRRNLVAVGYSNGANIAASLLFHIQEAWAGAILHHPMVPRRGVVLPELSGIPVFIGAGKNDPICSPQETEELEGLLRGAGADVTVHWERYGHQLTSTEAEAAADWFRDKFLT, encoded by the coding sequence ATGAGACATCTGTACGAAAAAGGGACGGATGAATCAGCGCCAACGCTGGTGCTGCTGCACGGGACGGGCGGTTCGGAGCGCGATCTGGTGCCGCTGGCCCGGATGATCTCGCCGGGATCGGCGGTGCTCAGCCTGCGCGGCAATGTGTTGGAGAATGGAATGCCGCGCTTCTTCCGGCGGCTGGCGGAAGGCGTCTTCGACGAAGAGGATCTTCTGTTCCGGACGGGAGAGGTGAACCAATTCCTGGATCAAGCGGCGGAACAGTACGGGTTCGATCGGCGCAATCTCGTGGCCGTCGGATATTCCAATGGCGCGAATATCGCCGCCAGCCTGCTGTTCCATATTCAAGAGGCATGGGCCGGCGCCATTCTCCATCATCCGATGGTTCCGCGCCGCGGCGTCGTGCTGCCCGAGCTGAGCGGGATCCCTGTCTTTATCGGGGCTGGCAAGAACGACCCGATCTGCTCGCCGCAGGAGACGGAAGAGCTGGAAGGGCTGCTGCGCGGAGCGGGCGCCGACGTCACCGTTCATTGGGAGCGCTACGGCCATCAGTTGACCTCGACTGAGGCGGAGGCGGCAGCGGATTGGTTCCGCGACAAGTTTTTGACGTAA
- a CDS encoding IS3 family transposase, translating into MKRGHATAKVLRILKVHESTYYGRKKREASNTEERASCGLKGRPVPGFSSTNTGRKVADEQIKEWMLELLEGEEHVYGYKNLALCLRRQRGVILNKKKAYRICKELGILQKQRKKTSKHPRRVPRNRTVTGVNQLWQIDIKYGYVVGRQRFFFVLSIIDVFDRVVVGQYRGSVCEAKHVVQTLCRALQERLNPGDDLPTIRTDNGPQFVSKLFGDTCESLEIVHERIPPRSPNMNAYIESFHSILERDLFSLTEFMTFEEAYEALDRYMDFYNNRRMHGSLKSMSPSQFSKWVMTLEDRSKYHRAM; encoded by the coding sequence ATTAAGCGGGGGCATGCAACAGCTAAGGTTCTGCGTATCCTGAAAGTTCACGAATCGACGTACTATGGCCGGAAGAAACGAGAGGCATCCAACACCGAAGAACGTGCTTCATGCGGCCTAAAAGGACGTCCTGTACCTGGATTTTCCTCTACGAACACGGGCCGGAAAGTTGCAGATGAACAGATTAAAGAATGGATGCTCGAACTCCTGGAAGGAGAAGAGCACGTTTATGGGTACAAGAATTTGGCGCTGTGCCTCCGCAGACAACGCGGCGTGATCCTAAACAAGAAAAAGGCGTACCGCATTTGCAAGGAGTTAGGAATTCTTCAGAAACAACGAAAGAAAACAAGCAAACATCCTCGCAGAGTACCGAGAAACCGAACGGTAACCGGGGTGAACCAGCTATGGCAAATTGACATTAAATATGGGTACGTGGTTGGGCGTCAGCGATTCTTTTTCGTGCTCAGTATCATCGACGTATTTGACCGCGTCGTCGTCGGACAATACCGGGGTTCCGTGTGTGAGGCCAAGCACGTCGTGCAGACCCTATGCCGTGCGCTGCAAGAACGCCTGAATCCCGGCGATGACTTACCTACCATTCGCACCGACAACGGGCCTCAGTTTGTCAGTAAGCTGTTTGGTGATACGTGCGAGAGTCTGGAGATCGTCCATGAACGGATCCCGCCGCGTAGCCCGAATATGAACGCGTACATTGAGTCATTTCATAGCATACTCGAACGTGATCTGTTCAGCCTGACGGAATTTATGACATTTGAAGAGGCCTATGAAGCACTTGATCGTTATATGGATTTCTATAACAACCGCAGAATGCATGGTAGCCTAAAGAGCATGTCACCATCGCAATTCTCGAAGTGGGTCATGACGCTGGAAGACCGATCAAAATATCATCGGGCCATGTAA
- a CDS encoding transposase, with protein sequence MGKHFSKEIRLEIVKEALAGIKVGTLARMYGVHPETVRVWVRDHRDEISQEEIPAADEHLQELRRLQEVEAKFEQAKKLLGEKELEIEILRELVKKKNPAYLKDLK encoded by the coding sequence ATGGGAAAGCACTTTAGCAAAGAAATACGCTTGGAAATCGTAAAGGAAGCACTGGCCGGCATTAAGGTGGGAACACTCGCCCGGATGTACGGTGTACATCCTGAGACTGTACGTGTTTGGGTTAGAGACCACCGTGACGAAATTAGCCAAGAGGAGATACCCGCAGCAGACGAGCATCTGCAAGAACTCCGTCGACTTCAAGAGGTGGAGGCCAAGTTCGAACAGGCAAAAAAGCTCCTGGGTGAAAAAGAACTGGAGATCGAGATCCTGCGAGAACTCGTAAAAAAGAAGAACCCCGCTTATCTGAAAGACTTGAAGTAG
- the cdaS gene encoding sporulation-specific diadenylate cyclase CdaS, translating into METGNCDLSIVKQQLKEQLKQLSDDIRQSLEVFDESDNCMLGQFEQFRKSIIALESTAASFYLNCYLSPYTDKYAELTLSIHHLSQRRLGALIVVQRQDPLDHLIQPGTPIGATLTHSLLESIFISGSPLHDGAVIIRANEILSAGNILPLSRSIPPGSKFGTRHRAATGLSERSDALVLVVSEESGTASFALGGRLYPISSLIPGDNPK; encoded by the coding sequence ATGGAGACGGGAAATTGCGATCTATCCATCGTCAAGCAGCAGTTGAAGGAGCAGCTCAAGCAGCTCTCCGATGATATCCGGCAGAGCCTGGAAGTGTTCGATGAGTCAGACAACTGCATGCTCGGCCAGTTCGAGCAGTTCCGCAAAAGCATTATCGCGCTTGAATCGACGGCGGCCTCGTTTTATTTGAACTGTTACTTATCCCCCTACACCGACAAATACGCCGAGCTGACGCTGAGCATTCATCATTTGTCGCAGCGAAGACTCGGGGCGTTGATCGTCGTGCAGCGGCAAGACCCGCTCGACCATCTGATCCAGCCCGGGACGCCGATCGGCGCGACCTTGACCCACTCGCTGCTCGAGTCGATCTTCATCTCGGGCAGCCCGCTTCATGACGGTGCGGTCATTATCCGCGCGAACGAGATCCTGTCGGCAGGCAATATATTGCCGCTCTCCCGGTCCATCCCTCCCGGCTCCAAATTCGGCACGCGCCACCGGGCCGCGACGGGCTTGAGCGAGCGCAGCGATGCGCTCGTGCTTGTCGTCTCCGAAGAATCGGGCACCGCTTCCTTCGCGCTGGGCGGCCGGCTGTATCCTATCTCCTCGCTTATCCCCGGGGACAATCCGAAGTAA
- a CDS encoding RNA polymerase sigma factor: MAFVKSDLTSSASEAHDAILEALPSLRKYCMSLTGSPWDAEDLVQDACLKAIPVFRRPGGKPLQTEAYLLRTAKHAWIDRIRKDRNAQRLQLMQPLQDLIEVPDPDSGMELEAAMSLLLACLSPLQRTVLLLREGLGYSAAETAALLHTTEGAVKSALHRARTVLRTELPAEEEQLPASEGVDDRLLKDYLSAFRSGDAARIVNLGLQGAVEPVVSLHAVLGGRANRGQGMLTNCARPSSWRMAA; the protein is encoded by the coding sequence ATGGCCTTTGTGAAATCCGATCTGACCTCTTCTGCGAGCGAGGCGCATGATGCTATCCTGGAGGCTCTGCCTTCGCTGCGGAAATATTGCATGTCCCTGACTGGTTCGCCATGGGATGCGGAGGATCTCGTGCAGGATGCCTGCCTCAAGGCGATCCCCGTATTCCGGCGCCCGGGCGGCAAGCCGCTTCAGACGGAAGCGTATTTGCTGCGGACGGCGAAGCATGCCTGGATCGATCGTATTCGTAAAGATAGAAACGCGCAGCGTCTGCAGCTGATGCAGCCGCTGCAGGACCTAATCGAAGTTCCGGATCCCGATTCCGGCATGGAGCTGGAAGCAGCCATGTCTTTGCTGCTGGCTTGTTTGTCGCCGCTCCAGCGGACCGTGCTGCTGCTGAGGGAAGGGCTTGGCTATTCAGCGGCGGAGACGGCCGCTCTGCTCCATACGACGGAAGGGGCGGTCAAGTCTGCGCTGCATCGCGCCAGAACCGTCCTGCGGACCGAGCTCCCGGCAGAGGAGGAGCAGCTTCCCGCCTCTGAAGGGGTTGACGATAGGCTGCTGAAGGACTATCTGTCCGCCTTCCGCAGCGGAGATGCCGCCCGCATCGTCAATCTGGGGCTGCAGGGCGCAGTCGAGCCCGTCGTTTCTCTGCATGCCGTCCTGGGAGGCCGCGCCAACCGCGGACAGGGGATGCTTACCAACTGTGCTCGTCCATCTTCTTGGAGGATGGCGGCCTGA
- the clpP gene encoding ATP-dependent Clp endopeptidase proteolytic subunit ClpP → MNFIPYVVEQTKVGERSYDIYSRLLKDRIVMVSGEIEDQMANSVVAQLLFLAAEDSDKDIQMYINSPGGSVTAGFSIYDTMQFIKPDVSTICIGMAASFGAMLLTGGAKGKRMSLANSEVMIHQPLGGVRGQASDIQIHAEWILSTRRKVNRILSEHTGQPIERIEQDTDRDRFMDAKEALAYGIIDKIIA, encoded by the coding sequence ATGAATTTCATACCGTATGTAGTCGAGCAGACCAAGGTGGGAGAACGCAGCTACGATATTTATTCCCGCTTGCTGAAGGACCGGATTGTGATGGTATCCGGGGAGATTGAGGATCAGATGGCCAATTCGGTTGTCGCGCAGCTGCTGTTCTTGGCAGCGGAGGATTCGGATAAGGACATTCAGATGTATATCAATAGTCCGGGCGGCTCGGTGACGGCGGGATTCTCGATCTACGACACGATGCAGTTCATCAAGCCGGACGTGTCCACCATATGCATCGGCATGGCTGCCAGCTTCGGGGCGATGCTGCTGACCGGCGGCGCGAAGGGCAAGCGGATGTCGCTCGCCAACAGCGAAGTGATGATTCACCAGCCCCTCGGCGGGGTGCGCGGGCAGGCGTCCGATATCCAGATCCATGCGGAGTGGATATTGAGCACGCGGCGGAAGGTGAATCGGATTTTGTCCGAGCATACCGGCCAGCCGATCGAGCGGATCGAGCAGGATACGGATCGCGATCGCTTCATGGATGCGAAGGAAGCGCTTGCGTACGGGATTATCGACAAGATTATTGCCTAA
- a CDS encoding protein phosphatase 2C domain-containing protein: protein MQTCHLQGSGIWNEDALVVNERNQVYGVVDGATSLGGYRDESGYTGGYIAAQLLAAHALEAADGMPLEQMVMQANAALRDRMKEAGIDTADKAQLWSAAFALFRVREDWIEYVQAGDCMLFARYEDGTYRRLTHDQVAPFDRALLHKRQEALELGIGEPAEILRYLLPFQRENRFRANTPGGYAVLNGDPALERGMETGRISRSGLTAIYAVTDGLFHGMEAENQDDVWTQMLEAIDRQGLEAYAKRLIEREQADSDCSVCQRLKISDDKTGIVWTNPAAVNAHLEVNMREK, encoded by the coding sequence ATGCAAACTTGTCATCTGCAAGGCAGTGGAATATGGAATGAAGATGCCCTGGTCGTGAACGAGCGGAATCAGGTGTACGGGGTGGTTGACGGAGCAACCTCGCTTGGCGGTTACCGGGACGAATCCGGTTATACGGGCGGCTATATCGCGGCGCAGCTGCTCGCTGCCCACGCGCTGGAGGCTGCGGACGGCATGCCGCTGGAACAGATGGTGATGCAGGCGAATGCCGCGCTGCGGGACAGGATGAAGGAAGCCGGCATCGATACGGCTGATAAGGCGCAGCTGTGGAGCGCGGCATTCGCGTTGTTCCGTGTGCGGGAAGATTGGATTGAATATGTTCAGGCCGGCGACTGCATGCTGTTCGCCCGATATGAAGACGGCACATACCGGCGGCTGACGCATGATCAGGTGGCGCCGTTCGATCGCGCGCTGCTGCACAAGCGTCAGGAGGCGCTGGAGCTGGGCATTGGCGAACCGGCTGAGATTCTTCGCTATCTGCTGCCATTCCAGCGCGAGAACCGGTTCAGGGCAAATACGCCCGGCGGCTACGCCGTATTGAACGGAGATCCGGCATTGGAGCGCGGTATGGAGACGGGACGCATCAGCCGCTCCGGGCTGACGGCGATTTATGCGGTCACGGACGGGCTCTTCCACGGCATGGAGGCAGAAAATCAGGATGACGTGTGGACGCAGATGCTGGAGGCTATCGATCGCCAAGGACTGGAAGCTTATGCGAAGCGGTTGATCGAGAGGGAACAGGCGGATTCGGATTGCTCTGTCTGCCAGCGGCTGAAAATATCCGATGACAAGACAGGCATCGTATGGACGAATCCCGCCGCCGTGAATGCTCATCTTGAGGTAAATATGAGGGAAAAATGA